The segment GCACGTCGGAGGTGCGGGCGACATCCAGCAGCTCCTGCGTCGTGCCGGGGCTGACGATGAACTTGGAGCCGGCTTCGACGGCAGCTTCCCATTGCTCAACACTCAGGATCGTGCCGGCGCCGACTTCGGCGCCCTCGACTTCGTCAGCCACGGCCCGCACGGCATCGAGCGCGCCGGCGGTCCGCAGCGTGATCTCGATGGCTTTCAAGCCGCCGGCGACGAGCGCGCGGGCGAGCGGCACGGCCGACTTCGCATCTTCGACGATGAGAACGGGGACGACGGGCTGCAATTTCAGGATGGAAAGAAGCTTTTCGGTTTTCTCGCCCATGATCGGCGTGCTCCCTTAAAACGATTGAAATTCGATTTCCGAATAGCCTTCCCGAAGGTCCTTGTCGAGACAAAAGCTAAGTTTGAACATGACGGGTAGGAAATGCCAAAAACTTCCGTTAGTCTATTTACATATGATGCTGGCGGAGCATGTCGAGCACATGGCAAAAGAGATCGAGCGAAAGTTTTTGGTCCGGGGGGATCATTGGCGCGACCTCGTTTCCGAGAAACTCACGTTACGGCAGGCCTATGTCGCCTCCATGGACGACCGTTCCGTTCGCGTTCGCTTGACGAATGACACGGTCGCGACCCTGACGATGAAGATCGGCAGGGCGATGACGCGGGATGAATTCGAATATGAAATCCCGGTCGCCGATGCCGAAGAGCTGCTCGGCAACGCCATCGGCCTTGTCATCGAGAAGACCCGCTACAAAGTGCCCTTCAAGGGCTTCGTCTGGGAAGTCGACGTTTTTCGCGGCGCGCATCGCGGTCTGGTGATCGCCGAGGTCGAGATGGAAGACGAAAGCGACGATCCGGAATTGCCGGACTGGGTCGGCCGCGAGGTGACTGGCGAATACCGCTACTCCAACCAGGCGCTCGCGACGCAATTCGAACAGGAATACGATGAGTTATCGCATTCGGCCTGATAGGGCCCTCGATGACGAGGTGCAGGCCGCCGCCGCGCAGCAGCTCGGCAAAGTGGTTGCCGCGCTGACTGATCGGCCGGAGGGATTGCACGAGGCGGTGCATACGGCACGCAAGCATATCAAACGCATACGCGCGCTCTATCGACTGGTCGCCCAGCGGGCGCCGGAGTTCCAGAAACAGGAAAACGACAGGCTGCGGGAGATGGCGCGAACCCTCTCCGGCGTCCGCGACGCCACCGCCTTAATCGAGGCCGGCCGCTATCTGCACGAAACGGCGACATCCGAGGACGAGGCCCAGGCGCTTGCTCGAGTAGTCGACGTGCTCACGGCCCGGCGCGACCGGTTATCGGCGGAGGAAACCGATCTCGAGGAGAAGGCGGAAAAAGCGGTGGCCACCTGCCGCGAAGCATTGGACGCGCTGAATGCCACTTCCTTCGGCAGTGGCCGGCGCGCAACCGCGCGTATCTTTCAAAAGAGCTGGCGCAAAGTTGGGCGCAAGGCGACGAAGGCGCTCTCCGAATGCCATGCAGAAGGCCATATCGACCAGTTTCACGAGCTGCGCAAACGCAGCCAGGATTGCTGGATGCATCATGCACTGCTGCGAGACATCTGGCCGGCCGCCATGCACGCAAAACAGCTCGAAGCCAAGGAGCTGGTCGACATACTCGGCCGCTATCTCGATCTGTCGATTTTATCCGAGGTCACCGATCGCGAGCCGCATCTCTTCAACGGCAGCGACGACCGCGCCCGCCTGCTCGAGGCGATCATCTCCCGCCAACAAACAGCTCGGCAGGAAGCGCTGGCCAAAGCCCGCTGGATTTTTGCGGACGAGCCGAAGCAGGAAGCGCGCACCATCAAACGGCTTTGGCTGGAAGCAGGGGATTGAGGGAACCGCTCCGGCACGCGCAGGGCCGGAAGAAAGCGATTGTCGCAGCTTTCAACCTATTGCAGGTAATTCTCAGAGAGATTTTTCCATTCGGAAATTTTCGAGCGTCTGTCCGCGCTTTTCGACTATCTGCGATGTCAGAACGCTGAAGCCTCTTCGTTCGAAGAACGGTCTGGCGGTAAGGCTCGCCTCCGTAAAAATGCGCCGGAGCCCTTGCCTCTTTGCCTCCATCTCGACCGTTGCCAGCAGCAAACTGGCTGCGCCAAGACCTTGATAATCGGGATGAACAAACATCATATCCAGGAGCCCATCCGGCACCAGATCCGCGAACCCGATTGGCACACTCCCATGCTGAACGATCCAGGCCGGCCTGCTTGACCGTCGTTTCGCCCAGACTTCCCTGTCTTCCACCTTGGCCCAAGCATCGACTTGAGCCTGATTGTAGTCCTTCGAGGCCACCTCCCGGATTGCTCTCAGAAATATGTCTATGGTCAGATCGGCGTCCGCCGAGACATATGATCTTACTGTCAGCATGTTCTTCGACACCTCAACCTCACCGCCGCGTCGCTTTTGTGCGCATTCTTATAGGGAAGCAAAGAATAGGGAACTCCCGGCTCGCGGGAGTGACCCGATGGCGCAGCGTCAAAATACGAATCCCGATTGCTTGCCGGCGCGCAAAATTGTATTTCCGCGGCATGACCGACATCCTTTCCACTCCACGCCATGAGGCAGGCGGCGCGTTCCTCGTTGCCGCCCTCTATCATTTCGTTTCCTTCCCGCACTTCGAAGCCCTGCGGGAGCCGCTGCTTGCGCTCTGTGAAACAAACGGCGTCAAGGGCACGCTGCTGCTTGCTCATGAAGGCATCAACGGCACTATCGCCGGGACGGATGCGGGCATCGGGGCAATCCTCTCCTTCCTGCGCGCTCAGCCGGAGTTTTCCGGACTGGAGCACAAGGAAAGCCGCGCGTCGAAAATGCCCTTCGTCCGCATGAAGGTGAAGCTGAAGAAAGAGATCGTCACCATGGGCGTCGAGAACATCGACCCCAACAGGATCGTCGGCACCTATGTCGCGCCGAAGGACTGGAATGCGCTGATCTCCGACCCCGACACCATTCTCATCGACACGCGCAACGACTATGAGACCGCCATCGGCGTCTTTAAGGGCGCGGTCGATCCGAAGACCAAAACGTTTCGCGAATTTCCCGAATGGGTGCGCCAGAACGAGGGACTGCACAACAAGCTGAAGATTGCCATGTATTGCACCGGCGGCATCCGCTGCGAGAAGGCGACCGCCTTCATGAAGGAGCAGGGTTTCGACGAGGTTTACCACCTCAAGGGCGGTATCCTGAAATATCTCGAGGAAGTGCCTGCCGAGGAAAGCCTGTGGGAAGGCGCCTGCTTCGTCTTCGATGAGCGCGTCTCCGTCGAACATGGTCTGAAGGAAGGCAATCACAAGCTCTGCCATGCCTGCCGCAATCCGATCACCGCAGAAGAGGTCACCTCGCCCTTCTATGAAGCCGGCGTCTCCTGCAGCCATTGCTATCACGACCGCACTGAGGAAGACCGCAAGCGCTTCCGCGAGCGCCAGCGCCAGGTGATGCTCGCCAGAAAGCGTGGCCTGGAGCACATTGGCGGCTAAAGAATTTAGAGCAATTTCAGGAAAAGTGGGAAGCGGTTTTCCGTCCGGAATTGCGTAAGAACAATGGCATAGAGCGGTTCAACGTAGTGAACCGCGCTATGCGGCAGCCTCACGCTCGACATCGAGCACGCGGGCCATCTGCGCCTTCAGCCGTTTGCTGATCTCGGCTTCCGGGAGCGGTTTGGCGAAGAAATAGCCCTGCAGCTCGTCGCAGCCGAAAAGCTGTAGGGCGATCCCCTGCTCTTCCGTCTCGATGCCTTCCGCGGTTACGGGAATGTCGAGTGAACGCGCCAACGCCACGGTCGCCTGCAACATCTCGCGGGCGCGGCTATCCTCCAGCACATCCATGGTCAGCGACCGGTCGATCTTGATGCGGTCGAAGCCGAATTGGCGGAGATAGCCGATCGAGGAGAAGCCCGAGCCGAAATCGTCCAACGCCACTTTGACGCCGAGCTGCTTCAGCCGCTCGATCGACTGGCGGGTACGTTCGGGATTCTGGATAATGTAGCCTTCGGTGATTTCCAGCGTGACGCGTCCGGCTTCGATCTCGGTATGGTTGAGGACATGCCGGACATAATCGGCAAAAGCGGGATTGCGGAATTGCCCAGGCGAGACGTTGACGGCAATCCGCAGGTCCGGCCATTGCCACGCCGTCTGGCAAGCCTTGCGCAAGACGAACAGCCCGAGTGCCTCGATCAAACCGCTGGTTTCAGCAACAGGAATGAAGGTTTCAGGCGAAATCGGCCCGTGACCGGGCCTGTTCCAACGCACCAACGCCTCGACGCCGGTGATCTCATGGCTCGTGGCATCGACCAGCGGCTGATAGGCGAGCGTCAGCTCTTCGTTTTCGATCGCATTGCGCAGATCGAGTTCCAGCGCGTTGCGCTCCTCGCGATCGGCATCCATCGCCGTCTCATAGCAGGCCATGCGCGCGCGTCCGGCTTCCTTGGCCTTGTACATGGCGAGATCGGCGCGGCGCACCAGCTCCTCGCGGCCGATGCGGCCCTCCGGCGAGCTGGCAATGCCGATACTGGCGCCGACGACCACTACGCGGCGGCCGATCTCCAGCGGCTCGGCAAAGAAATCCAGCACCTGTTCGGCA is part of the Rhizobium sp. CB3090 genome and harbors:
- a CDS encoding 2-dehydro-3-deoxy-phosphogluconate aldolase, which produces MGEKTEKLLSILKLQPVVPVLIVEDAKSAVPLARALVAGGLKAIEITLRTAGALDAVRAVADEVEGAEVGAGTILSVEQWEAAVEAGSKFIVSPGTTQELLDVARTSDVPLLPGAATASEVMALREEGYKVLKFFPAEQAGGAAYLKALSSPLAGTLFCPTGGISLKNAHDYLSLPNVICVGGSWVAPKELVAAGDWAGITKLAAEAAALKG
- a CDS encoding CYTH domain-containing protein; protein product: MAKEIERKFLVRGDHWRDLVSEKLTLRQAYVASMDDRSVRVRLTNDTVATLTMKIGRAMTRDEFEYEIPVADAEELLGNAIGLVIEKTRYKVPFKGFVWEVDVFRGAHRGLVIAEVEMEDESDDPELPDWVGREVTGEYRYSNQALATQFEQEYDELSHSA
- a CDS encoding CHAD domain-containing protein → MSYRIRPDRALDDEVQAAAAQQLGKVVAALTDRPEGLHEAVHTARKHIKRIRALYRLVAQRAPEFQKQENDRLREMARTLSGVRDATALIEAGRYLHETATSEDEAQALARVVDVLTARRDRLSAEETDLEEKAEKAVATCREALDALNATSFGSGRRATARIFQKSWRKVGRKATKALSECHAEGHIDQFHELRKRSQDCWMHHALLRDIWPAAMHAKQLEAKELVDILGRYLDLSILSEVTDREPHLFNGSDDRARLLEAIISRQQTARQEALAKARWIFADEPKQEARTIKRLWLEAGD
- a CDS encoding GNAT family N-acetyltransferase encodes the protein MLTVRSYVSADADLTIDIFLRAIREVASKDYNQAQVDAWAKVEDREVWAKRRSSRPAWIVQHGSVPIGFADLVPDGLLDMMFVHPDYQGLGAASLLLATVEMEAKRQGLRRIFTEASLTARPFFERRGFSVLTSQIVEKRGQTLENFRMEKSL
- a CDS encoding rhodanese-related sulfurtransferase, which translates into the protein MTDILSTPRHEAGGAFLVAALYHFVSFPHFEALREPLLALCETNGVKGTLLLAHEGINGTIAGTDAGIGAILSFLRAQPEFSGLEHKESRASKMPFVRMKVKLKKEIVTMGVENIDPNRIVGTYVAPKDWNALISDPDTILIDTRNDYETAIGVFKGAVDPKTKTFREFPEWVRQNEGLHNKLKIAMYCTGGIRCEKATAFMKEQGFDEVYHLKGGILKYLEEVPAEESLWEGACFVFDERVSVEHGLKEGNHKLCHACRNPITAEEVTSPFYEAGVSCSHCYHDRTEEDRKRFRERQRQVMLARKRGLEHIGG